A genomic stretch from Aminobacter aminovorans includes:
- a CDS encoding metal-sensing transcriptional repressor, with translation MTEHAHPHASHPATVKRLKRAEGHLRGIIAMIEAGRPCLDIAQQLHAVEKAVGQAKRTLIQDHLDHCLEDAVGALPRAQRQSIDEFKEITKYL, from the coding sequence ATGACGGAACATGCTCATCCCCACGCCTCCCATCCCGCCACGGTCAAGCGGCTGAAGCGGGCCGAGGGCCATCTGCGCGGCATCATCGCCATGATCGAGGCGGGCAGGCCATGCCTCGACATCGCCCAGCAGCTTCATGCCGTCGAAAAGGCCGTCGGCCAGGCCAAGCGAACGCTGATCCAGGATCATCTCGACCATTGCCTGGAGGACGCGGTCGGAGCCCTGCCGCGCGCGCAGCGCCAGTCGATCGACGAGTTCAAGGAAATCACCAAGTACCTCTGA
- a CDS encoding SDR family oxidoreductase: MTLQGKVALVAGGSRGAGRGIATELGAAGATVYVTGRTTRDHQSEYQRPETIEETAETIDAVGGKGIAVRVDHLVSDEVRALVARIRKDEGRLDILVNDIWGGEKLFEWNKPVWDHDLDNGLKMLRLSIDTHLITAHHALPLMIEKPGGLLVEVTDGTAEYNAVNYRLSPFYDLCKAAVLRMAWAHARDLAPHGASSVAITPGWLRSEMMLEHFGVTEANWRDALENVPHFAISETPRFVGRAVAALAADPELARWNGQSLSSGGLAQVYGFTDLDGSRPNAWPYVVEVQDAGKPADTTGYR, encoded by the coding sequence GCTCGTTGCCGGCGGTAGCCGCGGCGCGGGCAGGGGCATTGCCACGGAACTGGGCGCGGCCGGCGCCACCGTCTACGTCACCGGGCGGACGACGCGTGACCACCAGTCCGAATACCAGCGGCCGGAGACGATCGAGGAAACCGCCGAGACCATCGATGCGGTTGGCGGCAAGGGCATCGCGGTGCGCGTCGACCATCTCGTTTCCGACGAGGTCCGCGCCCTCGTTGCCCGCATCCGCAAGGACGAGGGCCGGCTCGACATACTGGTCAACGACATCTGGGGCGGCGAGAAGCTGTTCGAGTGGAACAAGCCGGTGTGGGATCACGATCTCGACAATGGCCTCAAGATGCTGCGGCTGTCCATCGACACCCATCTGATCACGGCTCATCACGCCTTGCCGCTGATGATCGAGAAACCGGGCGGGCTGCTGGTCGAGGTCACCGACGGCACGGCGGAATACAATGCGGTGAACTACCGCCTATCGCCCTTCTACGACCTGTGCAAGGCGGCGGTGCTGCGCATGGCCTGGGCGCATGCCAGGGACCTGGCGCCGCATGGCGCGAGCTCGGTGGCGATCACGCCGGGCTGGCTGCGCTCGGAAATGATGCTGGAGCATTTCGGCGTCACCGAAGCCAACTGGCGCGACGCGCTCGAGAATGTTCCGCATTTCGCCATCTCCGAGACGCCGCGCTTCGTTGGCCGTGCCGTGGCGGCCCTTGCGGCCGACCCCGAATTGGCGCGCTGGAACGGCCAGTCGCTGTCGAGCGGCGGCCTGGCCCAGGTCTATGGTTTCACCGACCTCGACGGCTCCCGGCCCAATGCCTGGCCCTATGTCGTCGAGGTGCAGGATGCCGGCAAGCCGGCCGATACCACAGGTTATCGCTGA
- a CDS encoding MFS transporter, protein MLQILSNRTYRHLFAAQLIALIGTGLATVALGLLAYELAGPDAGVVLGTALAIKMIAFVLVAPVAAAFAERLPRRSMLVCLDLVRAAVVLLLPFVTEVWQVYVLIFVLQSASAGFTPAFQATIPDVLPDEKDYTRALSLTRLAYDLESLVSPILAAALLTVVSFHELFAGTVIGFLASAALVVSVTLPSAKLSVPRGIYERTTRGLKIYLATPRLQGLLAVSMAVAASGAMVIVNTVVIVQGEYGLTQKATAFALAAYGAGSMTAALMLPRILDRMQDRSIMLAGISLLALGLVSGTLLQGFATLLPLWFMLGLGYSMAQTPAGRLLRRSSRAEDRPALFAAQFALSHACWLITYPLAGWLGVSVGLPMTFVILAGIAAAAVAAALVLWPSSDPDVLDHHHHGLADDDPHWAEGGHRLGHHHAHGFVIDTLHQQWPRHG, encoded by the coding sequence ATGCTTCAGATCCTGTCCAACCGCACCTACCGCCATCTGTTTGCGGCGCAGCTGATCGCGCTGATCGGCACCGGTCTTGCCACCGTCGCGCTCGGCCTGCTGGCCTATGAGCTGGCCGGGCCCGATGCCGGGGTCGTGCTCGGCACCGCGCTGGCGATCAAGATGATCGCCTTCGTCCTCGTAGCACCCGTTGCCGCTGCCTTCGCCGAGCGGCTGCCCAGGCGTTCGATGCTTGTCTGCCTCGACCTCGTGCGCGCGGCGGTGGTGCTGCTTCTGCCCTTCGTCACCGAGGTCTGGCAGGTCTATGTGCTGATCTTCGTCCTGCAGTCGGCCTCGGCCGGCTTCACCCCGGCATTCCAGGCGACGATCCCCGACGTGCTGCCCGACGAGAAGGACTATACAAGGGCGCTGTCATTGACCCGGCTTGCTTATGATCTCGAGAGCCTCGTCAGCCCCATCCTGGCGGCCGCACTGCTGACGGTGGTCAGCTTCCACGAACTCTTCGCCGGCACGGTCATAGGCTTCCTGGCCTCTGCCGCTCTGGTGGTCTCGGTGACATTGCCGAGCGCGAAGCTGTCTGTGCCGCGCGGCATCTATGAGCGCACCACCAGGGGCCTGAAGATCTATCTGGCGACGCCGCGGCTGCAGGGGCTGCTGGCGGTCAGCATGGCGGTGGCGGCCTCCGGCGCGATGGTGATCGTCAACACCGTCGTCATCGTGCAGGGCGAATATGGCCTGACGCAGAAGGCGACCGCTTTTGCGCTCGCCGCCTATGGCGCCGGCTCGATGACGGCGGCACTGATGCTGCCCAGGATTCTCGACCGGATGCAGGACCGCTCGATCATGCTGGCAGGCATTTCGCTGCTGGCGCTGGGGCTCGTTTCCGGCACGCTGCTGCAGGGCTTTGCCACGCTGTTGCCGCTGTGGTTCATGCTCGGCCTCGGCTATTCGATGGCGCAGACACCGGCGGGCCGCTTGCTCCGGCGCTCGTCGCGCGCCGAGGACCGGCCGGCGCTGTTTGCCGCGCAGTTTGCGCTGTCGCATGCCTGCTGGCTGATCACCTATCCGCTGGCCGGCTGGCTCGGTGTCTCGGTCGGCCTGCCCATGACCTTCGTCATACTGGCCGGCATTGCGGCAGCCGCGGTTGCCGCGGCGCTGGTGCTGTGGCCGTCATCGGACCCCGATGTCCTCGACCATCACCATCACGGCCTTGCCGACGACGACCCGCACTGGGCCGAGGGCGGGCATCGCCTCGGCCACCACCATGCGCATGGCTTCGTCATCGACACGTTGCACCAGCAGTGGCCGCGCCACGGCTGA
- a CDS encoding DUF2946 family protein translates to MKSMRRILRDRLSAGAIAGMIAFMLLFQALLSGAASGAMAASAADPLGVICTMDGMGPAGGDKQPARSPAECPCGTLCQLAVAAAPGLPGEQLAFILDRPEVHGAVVAEQRRPAPQGQRGLIAEARAPPPFSV, encoded by the coding sequence ATGAAGAGCATGCGGCGCATTTTGCGGGACAGGCTGTCGGCTGGCGCCATCGCCGGCATGATCGCCTTCATGCTGCTTTTCCAGGCGCTGCTTTCGGGCGCCGCCTCCGGCGCCATGGCCGCCTCCGCCGCCGACCCGCTCGGCGTCATCTGCACCATGGACGGCATGGGCCCGGCCGGCGGCGACAAGCAGCCCGCCCGCAGCCCGGCCGAATGTCCCTGCGGCACGCTCTGCCAGCTGGCTGTCGCTGCGGCGCCCGGTCTGCCGGGCGAACAGCTCGCCTTCATCCTCGATCGGCCGGAAGTGCATGGCGCAGTCGTTGCCGAACAAAGGCGGCCTGCGCCCCAAGGCCAACGCGGCCTGATTGCCGAGGCGAGGGCGCCTCCGCCTTTCTCCGTCTGA